The Marasmius oreades isolate 03SP1 chromosome 9, whole genome shotgun sequence sequence GGGTGGGCCTGCTAGGGTCACCCAAAGGTTTTTGGACGAGGGTTGAGGAATAGATTCGTGATGTGTTCAGGAAAAATCCGAAAGTGGAACTGTGAACAAAGAACGTGTCGAGCCTGAACCGAAGTGGGTGTGATGTCAATTAACCTCGTTTCTTTGGAACCAGCCAAAAAAGCTGTCAGATACTGTGATGAAGGACTTACAAATGTCGGATCATAGGCAACGAGGGTTCCTGAAGGCAAAAGCAACGATGAGTGAATTCCCAGATAACGAATCAAAGTGAGCTAACCTCTAATTCTACTCCTGGTGACCTTGAGGAACCAGTACGCACTGTGGAGCTTCCTAATTTGGCGCTTGTGTTATTAAGTGAGTCAGCGGAAAAGTATTCGACGTACCAGATGGGGGACTTGGTGCAGATATGGGTGACAGGGAGGCGAAAGGGGAGGAAGGGCTGGCCTGACTTGAAAGCGGCTCCCCTTTCAGGAACGGTATCGAGGGTACTGCAAGGTGGAGATTTCGATCTTCTGACAATGTGGCCGACGAATATGGATTGTGAAGTGCCACCGGGGGTGTCTCGTCTGGATTTTCGTATTCTCGCAAACGAGCTTCCAGCCGAGAAACTGTGTCCTCAAGTACCCTCGTCCTCGACCTTCCGGGACCATCGGCAAATTCGCAAGGATCGTCTTTGGGATGGCGCTGACACGGACCACATATTGGTCGCGCACCGTCGCATTTCTGTGAACCCAATTATTCTTTTTTTCCTTTGTGAAAGTTTCAGACGAGCGTACAATCTTTAGAAACCTGAAGAATAATCAGCAACTAAGAACAAAAAACATATGAAACTGGACACGCACCTGCAAGTTAAACAAGCTTTCCCTCGCTTTAAAGGCTTAGACGAGCTGTAACGAGGCGGGGAATTCTTGTGCATTCCCTGAAGTGGGAGAAGAATTAAAATTGAAGTCCATTGCGTCGTTTGGGTTTATATATAGCCGCTAGATTTTGCCGATAGGATTAGAAAGCGGATCTGCATGCATCTTAGTCGGAGAGGAATTTGTTGAATGCTATACAAGGAACAAGTTAGAAGCGTCCTTTTCCTTGGATCGCACTCATAATCACGTAATCTCTTTGGCTGCCTATCACGTGCTTGGAACCGGAGCTCAAGTTCCTACAATCAACAGTCACATCCTGTACAGTTGTTGTTCTTTTCATGCAATGCAGGGTCCGTCACTCTGCCCTGAATCTGCTCCTCTTCGGTCAGGAATCTTCTGTCGGTGGTAGTAAACAGCGATGTAGGGGACCTCGACTCACCGTCCGCAGTCGTTCCGGCTCAGCTCCAATCTTTCACTCAAGTCATGGTCACCATTTATATCAATCCCATCCGGTCCTTTCATTTCCTGTTCTCTTACAGGAACAGGCTCTTTGACTCGGTCGGATGTCGAGAAGAAGTGTTTACGTGAGGAAGGGAATGGAGGAGAACTTCTCACTGGTAAACTCATCGACCCACTCTGAGAGTGCTGACATATTGCGGCTAGGTCCCGTTTCCATAGCCTAGAGCCTGTCATCTCCAGTATACTTCTTCTCTACCAGTAACGGTCACTTGTTTTCCTGGCTGGTGGCCCAGAACTTTTGCAGCGACAGGCTCCAGCGTTCAAATTAACCTTGTCTTGGTCGTGAGTCTTTGTGACTCACTTATCTATCAATCAACCATCCCTGCTACGATTACCATCAACATATCAACACCCCCTCCTTCTTTCTCGGGTTGATAAACAGTGGAGTATTCGTAGGTCATGCTCCGCAACACGTTCTGAGCTCTCCACTTTTCTGACCGTGGTTTCCACTGCTAGCACTGCAATTTTTCCCACCTTACACGACCCTAACTACTTGTAAAGCCTCCTCTTTTTGTTTTCGATTCGTAATCTGGAGCCTACATTTTCTTGTCCATATGCTCGttaactgttcatttcggaCATGTTCTTACACCGACCCCCGCCACCAAGTCCTTCGCTCCTCTCGCGCGAATCCTCACGTCGTCGATACGACGATTTCGTGGGTCTCTTTTTCACGCAAAGGTTGTTCTCACAGCCCCATATCTTTGATCCTTCCATTCAGTCACGCATCACGCGAAGGTCTTCTACGCTGCAAACCCGAATCAAACCACTTTCCCCCTGAATTTCCGTATCCCCAAAAGCATTTTGTTGAGACGAAATTGCAAATGTACAAGCAATGTAACggagatttggatttgatgcACATTGATTATCTATTATGCGCGACAACCGTATTGGTCGTGACGCGCTCCCCAATAGTCAACCATAACTTAGGCACCTTCGTCGGGAACAAAAAAGCTGATGCTTCACCTTATAATTAGACCGCATGTCACGGACAATGATGGACTCTGGATCGACTTGCACAATAAGGGCACATGAGTTCCCAGCTTCAAGTGTTCTGCCAAGGTGTGAAACGTAGCTCCTGACCCTAAATTTCCGGTACCGAGTGTGAAGTTGTGAATATCTGACATAGTAGATGAAAAACGAAACGATCCAGAACTGGATTCCAGAGTAGCATCTACGAGGTTGGCTCTAAATGAGAGTGTCAGAGCCGACATGCATCAGACCTCTCCGAGTCGGAGCCGCTCAAATTGCAACCAGGCTCTGTTGCCACCAGCTTGGATAATAACACAAGCTTAAACTATTGACCCAAGTGGTATTGATCATCAGTGTAGCTTGGACCTTCAATGGAAAAACACCTCCGATGCTCCTTCCATCCCCTGGGCAGGAATGTTAAGGGACCCGGCGTCCCTCTTTTGAATCTGCCCATCACTTCAAATGAACGGCGTTTCGAACCATGGTAAAAGTATCTGAACTTAGGCAAGAGACTCACATGAGATCCTAATGCAAATGCTACCCTCGATCTGGCAAAATGTGAACGTCCACAACCACTTAACCCCAGGTTTGATTCCTAGTGTCACTGTCGAATGTACCGCAGATACCGCTTGGAAGGCCATTGGTAGGTACTGAGCTCTATTCGCTTGAAGAGGACCCCAGGCCCCTCGTAAAAGAGCTTAACAATCCTAATAGACTCGGAACGCCGTAACTACAGCATACCCGGTTCATTGCCAAAAGGCCGTCAACCATGCCAGAAGGGCTTTGGCGCGGTAATCGAAACACTTGCCACGCGGTCCATGATGTGCAATGAGTATCTCCGAATAGCGAATCTGAATGTAAAGAAGACTGTTTTGTAGCACCCGCAACTGAAAATTTATAAGGTTGTCGTGTGGAGGCGAAACAGAGGGACTAAAAAAAACGGGATCTCAGCTGAGCGTTTCGTACGGACAGAGAGTGATCTATTACTCCACGCCCATACTGCCGGCCTTGACCTTGTGAAGCCTCGTGGCAAGCAGTGTTTTTGTGTTCGGCGTATGTGGGGAGGAGGTGAAATACAGTTAGTGAGGCCAGGTCATCGTTGTTTTGTTAATGACgacatttcttttttcttggaTGACAATATTTTCGGTATGAAAGAAATGACGGACAGGAGCATCTGTTCGGTGCTGTGTGGTTGATAGGACTCAGTGGTCAACGATCCAGTGGGTCGATTTGATAAACGTAAGAGTCGATCTTGCAGAATGGAAGACCTTTTAGTGGGCAGTGAGAATCGAAGGGTCCTCCTCCCAGACCCATTGATCCTGATTCTTTCCAGGTCACTTCTGGCAGCGGGAAACAGCGGGACTTGTGGAGGGGGGCGGGGGGGGCAGATAGGAACGGTCAGCTGCAGAACGATTCCAGGTCACCGGCCAACAGTTTCTGACCACATACATGAGTCAATGAATGATAACTTCACTCTCAGGGTGTTTAAAGTTGACTCACCTGTACTATCCTTCACTTCGTTGTAGCTGGCGGGCTGCTGCCGAGAAGTGACTTTTCTGTGGTATCGCGCGGATTCTCTCCGGTTGAGGGAAAGAGTTCGGTATGACCTTTAACATTTCATTGAAATTTTCAAAGAAGAAACGCGTTAGAGACAGTTTTCCTGCATGATACTGGTCGATGTATTGAGCGAGTGAGAGCGAGTGACATGGTGCGTTGTCACGTTACTTGAAAGTCAAAGTTATAGAGCATCTGTGTAAATTAGTATGGAATAGCATGGAAACGGCAAACTAGCACTACAAACATCCAAAGAGTCATAAAGTAACTATCTAAGAACAAACAACATTAGAATTGAAATATGTTAGGAGCAACCCATATGAGTCGAAGAAAAAGTAACCCTCCAGCACGAGTTTATGAATCCGATGTGCCCTTGATAGGGAGAGGCGGAGGAGTTTTATCTGAAGTGGTGTCCGCGCCattttccttccctttatgTTTAGATTTTGAGATAGGTTGCTTTCGCCAGGATTTATTCTAGGTCAAGGTTACTTCACATCTTCCAAAGGTTCGTGAAGCAGTACTCACACGCCTCTCAGGCAAAGTGTTCGGTTCTTCACCATCAAGTGCCTGAACTTCTTCCCCATCGCCTTCAGCTTGAATATCCGGTTCCTGACCAGCTTTCATGACTCTACGCTTCTTAGTTGTCAGACGACGAAGAATCGGTTGCCAGCCGCGCTATAAGACGAATTATGAAGTAGGTTACACAAAACAGAGACGGGAAGGGCTTACCTCCCGAAGgatttcttcctcctttAATTCGCTTTCTGCAGGTTCTGTTCGCTCTGACGGTGAATTCTCTGGTGACAGAACAGGAGCTGATCGGAAGAAACCAGTGAGAAACCCAGCATGTGTTTGCGGGGCGGGTACTTTCGTTTCTTGCGGTTCCTGTTGGGTTGCAAACGGTTATATGACACAGCTTCAGGATGCGATGCAGACACACCTGCCCATCCTCTGTGACCTCTGCTTCACTAATACTTCTACTGGAGTATGAAGTAGTCATAACGGAAACGTGGGCTCGCAACCAGTCCTTTGTTTTAATAGATTGCTTGTCGGTGTCGGTGGCATCCCTTACATCGAGATTGGTTATAGTCCCTGCCAGCATTCTTTCCTCAAAAAATTTCTGGAGAAGATCGGCTTGGAGAGTTCCATCTTGCAACTTCCATGGTTTTAACTTCATAAAGGAGCCAGACCCAGCAGGGTGTTCCACAAAGATGCAAAGGCCCGAGCGGGCTGCTTTGATTGTTTGTAGTTCCAGGACTGATTCAAGAGTAGTGTAGTCGGTTTTGGATACTTCATCAGGAGTAAGAGTGAAATTCCGTGTCCATCCATTCCGCCTGCGTAAAACGTCAGTACTCCAGCGAGAAAAGAGAACCCAAGCCTACCCACGCCGCGGTGAAGTTTCCGTTTCCTTCGATGTGACCCGGATGCATGTTGAAAAAGGATATCGGAGAAGCTCGCTGGTACTTATGACTTGGACCATGGTGATCCTTGTTCCCATGACGACTGAGCTCGGGGTTGTGGGGACGACGGACCTGATCACGTTGCAACGTACGAGTTTCAAACTTTCACCATTCTAGTTTCCGTCCTCGTATGCACACATTCGTTATTTTATCTTGCATTGTACTGTGTCTACATAGAGGCTCTTCATCCTGTCGACTGCCAAATTTTTAATAGATATCGGTGCGATCGGATAGGAGAACGAGAATCTGAGTCGAGTGTATCTGAGGTTGAGCGAAGAGGCGAAGGAGGACGAAGGAAGGTAGGAATGGAACAGCCGGGCCGCGAGCCTGGAAAAAAATAGAGGCGCTCATCGACGCTGTACTTCTTCCACTCTCTTGTCCCTGCATTGCCATTAACGCTTCATAATGGGGAAAACGGCCAAAAAATCAATGAAGAAGTTTGCCTCGAGTGGTCAACTCAAAAAGACCATCGAAGCGCGAAAAAAACATCAACAAATCAAGAAAAAAATGCAAAGCCGGAGGGGGAACAAAGGTCGGCCTGCTGCAGCTAAATCAGAAGAaatagaggaagatgaggatgaagaggtgAAAGGAAAGGTGAGTGTAAAAAGGTATGCTTTCTCTTCCCCGATTGCCTGGCAAGTTCTGACTTTCAGCATCAAGTAAGAAGGGGATGACTGTGGATGGACTTTTGAGTGGCGCATTCATGGAAGAAAGCGATGAAGACATGGAAGGCGAAGACGAAGTTCGTATGCATTGTTTTGATGACTCCAAACGCTGAATATTTGGACAGGCTGAAAGTCttaatgaagatgaagacaacGAAGATGATTTCGACGACAACGCGTCTTTTGGGTCTGTAGATAATCTAGAGGGTACGCCAGCCAGTTTTgattcctcctcttcttgaCTCATTCTCTCtcgaagacgacgaaggaCAGAACCATCTAATGGAACTTTCAACACTAGCAGAGAAAGACCCGGAATTTTACAAGTATCTGCAAGAGAATGACCGAGAGCTGTTGGATTTCGATCCGAATTCTATGCAGGTAGCGGACGACggggatgaagaagcagaagaagtggaCGAAGACACCAAAATGGCGGGTGAGCGATTGCCGCCCCTCACGAGTGACACCTTGCGGCAATGGCAGAAGGCTCTATTGGAACAGAGGTCGTTGAGAGCTTTGCGGAAACTGTTGATTGCATTCAGATCTGCCGCACACATGAATGAGGAGGATCAGGTTTTGGCATGGAGTATAGAGAGCTCCTCTAGTACGTTCATCTATTCTGCTTTTTTGGTTTGAGATTCACTTCCTTACTTGCGCCAGTTTACAACAAGCTACTTAGGACCACTTTCAAGTACACCCCGATTGTTCTCGAACATCATGTTCCATTTAAAGTCCTCTCTCATGGCAAGTTGTACGTCACACACAATGAGACGATAACTCTCTCTGAGCCTTGAGCATCCTACAGCAAACCACCGACCCAGACTCCCAAGTTTCAAGCCCTCCAAAAGTTGATTTTGTCctacttccacaacatcatACATTTATTAGAACAACTCACCGATAATGACATGACGCAGTTAGCTCTCTCCGAGAGCGCAAAGATACTACCGTATGTTATTAGTAGTCGGAAGACTGTCAAGCTATATCTGAAGGTAAACTTCCAAACGTACTCCCTTACCAGTTTGCTGAAGATCTATTACAGAAATGTCTCGAGATTTGGTCGACAGCAGAAGATAGCACCCGAATAGCGGCCTTCCTTGCTATTCGAAAACTTGCATCGGCAACAGACCAGTCAATTTTTGACAACGTACTGAAAGTGAGCCTGTGGTCATTCTCTGGTATACGACGTCCTTCCTTACTGGACGCACTCTTGAGGGTACATATATGACCTTGGTGCGGTCATCTAAATCTACTAGTACACACACCTTATCATCCATCAATCTCATGAAAAATTCGGCGTCCGAAATCTTCTGTTTGGACCCAGTTGCGGCATATCAACATGCCTTTGGATACATCCGCCAGCTAGCTATACATCTCAGGAACAGTATGAAAGTAAAGACCAAGGTACGGCTtctcatctttcttttcAAGACGTACAGATCAGCCAAACCCGTCTTCACGACTTGTCCTAGGAAGCTTACCGTCAGGTGTACAACTGGCAATACATCCATTCCCTCGATTTCTGGTCCATCGTGCTTGCACGAGCATGTGATGCGAAAACTGAGGCGAAATGCGGTACACCGAGCGAACTGAAACCACTGATTTATCCCCTGGTTCAAGTCAGCCTTGGATCAATCAAGTACGTTGATCCAAGATTTTTGCTATCGATGAACTAACGGCGTGCACTGTTCTGGTTTAGATTGATCACAAACAGCCGATCGTATCCTTTTCACCTTCATGTCATCCGGTCGTTGCTTCATCTAACCCGTCATACACAAACCTACATCCCGATCGCACCCTATCTTCTTCCGGTGCTGACTTCCACTCTCACGTCAACTTCGAAACCTAAATCCTCCACCCTCCGACCGCTGGACTTTGAGGTCCAAATCCGGACTCCACAACAGTATTTGAAGACGCGCGTATACTCTGAAGGGTTGATCGAGGAAGCTTCATATCTCCTCTCTGAATGGCTCGCGGTGGATACGGTTCAAGGAAGCATCGGCTTTCCGGAGATTACGGTCCCTATAATTGTGGTCTTGAAAAAAGCCATGAAGAACGCTAAATCCCGTGGGTCCTCCGGCGGGGGTGTCGGACATATCAAAACCTTACTTGAGCGGGTGGAAGAGAGTTCGAGATGGGCGGAGCAGAAGAGAAAAGGTGTTCAATTGGCACCAGGGAAGATTGCTGATGTCCAGGAGTATGAACAGGGATTGAGAGACAAGGTCGGCGAGTCCCCGTTGGCAAAGTATGTCAAAGTCCAACGCAAGGCAAGGGAAAAGAAGCGTAAGATGATGGAGAATGTGAGCTTTTCCGATTGGTCTATTGACGAATCAATACTCATTCTCCCTCACCAGGCACGACAAGGCCATAACGAAACATTGGAGGAGACCGAGGACTAGACTTCTTAAACCTCTTTGATGTTTGCCAATAGTCGTTTTAGTTCCCACCTGCGAGACATCCGCGGTCATTCATCTGCATCGTCATCATGATCAAGCCGTGACTTTGCTTTTACCTGTGGGATGAAGAACGGCTAAGTTCTGTATTCGTAAATAGCTTGCCGACCTTGAATAGACTCCTTCGCgtgttctttctttctcgtgACGCCATAAGTATCTGATGACTTGGAGTCTTGGAGTCCTGAACGCACTATCTAACAACTCTCTAAGTTCCCAAGCCCCGCTATTCATTGTCGTGTACTTATGAAGCTGGAAGCTAAAGCTGGTTGATCCAAGTACTTCTTTTTAAGTTTTTACACGGATCTGCTACAGTAATCATGCAGACTTAATGGGGCTCACGGTTCTTCCATTAACCATTCTCCAACGGGGCCCGTTAACAATTCTGTTATAGCAAAGTTTCCCATATCCACGCACGGAAGACGCATTCTTGGCGGTTATATCGATGTCAGATGCCAGCGAATTGATGGGCATCGTCGAGTGCAGTCTAATGTAATTCCCAGACATGCAAGTAATGAGCGTTGAGATAGTATTCCTGGAGTTGTAGAATCACTCACTGAAATGACGAATGATGATTACCAGATTCCGAAGAAAATTTTCCATAATGGTCTTCTTATGCCTTGTGCACTCTTCTCGAAACCTTCGACCAGACGTTCGTAGTGATGGGGCACGGAAGCCGGTTTCAAGATCTTGTCAGATAGCGAATACTGAATTGACATACCCAATCAGTACAAGACGCAAGAGTTTCGCGGGAGAAGCACACAGACCCGTTTTTGTATAGTGCTATGCTCTAAAGCTTGGACCGCCTGAACTGCTCGAGGAGTGAGCTGAGGGTGTGTCGACAAGGATTCGAGGAAGACCGATAATTGAAGATGAGGTCTAAAAGGATCTTTTGGCCAATTCCTAGCCATTTTGAGCATGCTTTGAGCATGTTTTGACGAGGT is a genomic window containing:
- a CDS encoding uncharacterized protein (BUSCO:EOG09262N5O) — translated: MGKTAKKSMKKFASSGQLKKTIEARKKHQQIKKKMQSRRGNKGRPAAAKSEEIEEDEDEEVKGKVSVKSKKGMTVDGLLSGAFMEESDEDMEGEDEAESLNEDEDNEDDFDDNASFGSVDNLEDDEGQNHLMELSTLAEKDPEFYKYLQENDRELLDFDPNSMQVADDGDEEAEEVDEDTKMAGERLPPLTSDTLRQWQKALLEQRSLRALRKLLIAFRSAAHMNEEDQVLAWSIESSSIYNKLLRTTFKYTPIVLEHHVPFKVLSHGKFKPPTQTPKFQALQKLILSYFHNIIHLLEQLTDNDMTQLALSESAKILPYVISSRKTVKLYLKKCLEIWSTAEDSTRIAAFLAIRKLASATDQSIFDNVLKGTYMTLVRSSKSTSTHTLSSINLMKNSASEIFCLDPVAAYQHAFGYIRQLAIHLRNSMKVKTKEAYRQVYNWQYIHSLDFWSIVLARACDAKTEAKCGTPSELKPLIYPLVQVSLGSIKLITNSRSYPFHLHVIRSLLHLTRHTQTYIPIAPYLLPVLTSTLTSTSKPKSSTLRPLDFEVQIRTPQQYLKTRVYSEGLIEEASYLLSEWLAVDTVQGSIGFPEITVPIIVVLKKAMKNAKSRGSSGGGVGHIKTLLERVEESSRWAEQKRKGVQLAPGKIADVQEYEQGLRDKVGESPLAKYVKVQRKAREKKRKMMENARQGHNETLEETED